A window of Tachypleus tridentatus isolate NWPU-2018 chromosome 7, ASM421037v1, whole genome shotgun sequence genomic DNA:
GCTGTTTTTGAATTATACTCCTGAAAGCTGCCTCAAACAATGGGTCAAAGTCTTCACTTAGGGGTGCTCAGTGTCATTCCTTTCAGAATGCAAATGTTACCCATGCTACACTGCACCACTGATTGTCCCAACTGAAAGTAAGGATAGATTAACCTCTTGGCattcataaaaatttaaatctGGTAATTTTATCACAGATCTTCACCAACACTGTCTGtgagaaatgtataaaaatatcaaagtgGAACACATTGATAGTGAGTAACTAACACATTAAATAATGCAGGTGCTGCACAAGTTAGATTTTCTACAAATGTAAGTCTGGAAATATACAactaaaaagtttgaaaattttggtaaactttttataacttttagGTTTTTAACACATTGGCTCCCAAGCTATTTTGCTGATACTTTCCAGAGTCCCACTAatcattttacaattaattttattaggaAGAGTGTAGATGTAGTtgttgtgtcccagccaataagaCAGCACGACTCACCAGTGGGTCATGTGGGAGCCGACGTGTTAAAAGAGAAAGTTTGAGACTGTTTTTTTCAAGTACTACATTTAGATACAATCACATAGCAAACAAGGAAAGTAATAAATGAGCAATCTTGACTCTctaagtttattaataaaacattaattatcttTGAAGTTTAAAGATAAAGtctgtatcatattttatattgttatctaCTGATTTGGAAAAAgattttaacaatgtatataataaaagaaGTTCAGTAACATCCACTGACTGTTCATCAGCTTGATATCTTATGATGCTCTTTCAACCATAAATTTTCAAATGCTTCTTTTCAAGGATATGTTTTAACTGAACATATTTATAACTTTGGTAACACTCAAAGTGCCCGATTTTATCAATAAACTTGAGATTCCTTCTTGGTAAATACATCAACAGAATTTCTCTAAGACTTCTCTTAATGCTTTAAACTACAGAACTTGTTCCAATATTTGAaatcttttaattaaagttactattacttaaatatatagaaaccaCATTATGATAACAGAGCTAATCCATAATGGTCTTTATCACCTTATATAAAAAGCAATTTTCAAGTTCATTAAAGAATTTTGATTTTACtaaagaaagattatttttacaaacaacCTTTGAAAAGAGAAGTTTTcacaatgcaataaaacaatatttggttCAGGAtttctacattaaaaaataatgatccatacagataaattatttttctctaaattttcTTGGATCCTGCTGAGGAACTCTTCAACGTTTTTCTCCAAGCATtgcttctataataataaaattcacacTGCTTTGTAAATGTACTgtgtttacattaaaattttaattgctCTCTTTTTATATGTCTCCAATTACAATTTTCTTTACAGAATAGAGGCCAAGAGTGTCTTCTGCGATTTAAATACATATCCTTCTTTTTCTTCTAAACCTGCATTATTTAGAAAGATATTAGACATTACATACACTCAGTGAAAGATGTGATATTTTCCAACTATGGAGAATGCAAGTAATGTCAAACATCATAAATACCACAGGTTATGAAATTCTAACAGAATCCTTAACTCCTATTCcttaaacaaaactgtttgtttgtttttgaatttcatgcaaagctacatgagagctatctaagctagccatccctaattttacagtgtaaaactagggggaaggcagctagtcattaccacccaccactaattctcgggatactcttttaccaacaaatagtgggattgactatcacattataatgcccccacagctgaaagggcaaccatgtttagtgtgacagggattcgaacccgtgaccctcagattatgtctcgagtgccttatccacttaGCCATGCTAGGCcttaaacaaaactgttaatagacattcaaaaaagtgaaaaattagaAAGTCTTGTATTTTAGCATATGAATGATTATGTTTGGAAATGCttgaaaatttattaaatgtgttttaaatctCTTTTTAAAAGTCagagaaattaaaactgaaaataacaaacaacaacaactgaaattaCATACTATTTTAATCATTTATGGAAAGAAAAAATGGTAAATGCTATTAAAATGAACAGTTTTGCTGCCATTACATTGGCAGTTTTATTAGCACAACCCATGCAACAATGATATTCCAGAAACACTATAAAAAACGATAAAAATTAACTTACAGTTTGTAAATTTAACAAATCACAGAAATTATAAACcaaatatacattaaatactGCTCTAACAGAATTGGTCAAAATCACATTATTCTAATtggaaatataaatactttaaagcTTCTTTGGTACAAATTTTgcaatcaatataaaaaaattgcatattttgtattatatttatttaaacatataactgtgaatgtaaattatttatactgTCTTTGATGAATATATTTGGCTATAAACGTAAAAACCCAGTCAAGTAAAAACATGACTCACTAAGTTTTCACCTGGTTATATCAGTTTTTGCTGAGGACATAAAGTTATCTGTCACAAAATTATTACATacagagataaatattttttgaaacaatcATCTTGAAAAAATACAactctgaaaattattttaaaataatacacatttaggtatttctaaaaaaaaaataaaaataaaaatgtaaccaccatattaattatgtaaaatcATCACTGGTTTCCAAACCAATTAAGCGAACAATACTAGCTAATTTTATAGTGAAAAGTAATTACTAAAAATCTGTTGCTGTTAAGTAACCTCCATTTCTTAATGAATTGTTTCATAAtctaagcacatagctacacaaagggctacctgcaTATATCCATCCCCAActttgagctgatagactagatggaagacagctaacCAACAGCACCCAATCACCAACTCTTGTTTAACTGAATGGAGGGATTTGAATATCACTCCACTGGTACATTCATGTCTACAAACTGTGGCGTGTACTTTTTCAGGAACAGGTTTTGAAGTATTATTTTCAGATTCAGCATCTCGGAGCACTAACCCCATTATACAAACGACTAGTGAGAAACATGTAACTTTACCAACTGAGTTACTTAGAAATACAAGCAACAATTATCTGTGATCAAACAATAGTTCTTTTCTAACAAGTTTCCTGCGATAAGTGAATATATAAATTTCCAGCATATATCACAATACTATATAGTATGACAGTTGTATTCTATATATTCTGAGAATTATTACATCAAGGTAATATTTCATATAATGTATGCATTAGCATAAGGTGATTGAATACTTTTGAAGAGGaggttttacaattttaaatataaaggtaaaaaacaaaacaaattagcaCATTTTATGGATCAcaacaaaattattactatttctaCAGTACTTCTTCTGCAATCAGAGTACAAAAATGTTGTAAGCTGTCAAGCAGTCCTAAAACGTTTCATTTACAGGGTTAAAATGAGTGAAATATTATACACTTCTGTACAAAGATTATTAAACCTAAACAATACAGaaccaacatttaaaaaaatactaacatatattttaaggtttaaacacaataaaaacaataacaaccaaaaattaaattattaccaacagctaaataaaaaaaaataacatttttaaagaaatttagcacaaaatgtgaaaattaaactgtttttgtataacttaagaATTTACATTAGTGTCATTCTCATGATCTTTCTGTTAACCttaacaaactttacaataaCTGAAGTTACATTAGAACTGAAATTAGGTATGCCATATTATTTTCTTTGATGTACATAATCTTAACATTAAAGGACAATAAGGAACTTTTTGGTCCATCTAGGCCATCTTATCCActatattaaaccaaacacaaaacaaactcaAAGGTACTGatcattcaaatatttaccaACCTTTCTATTACACTAACAGTATCTAATAAAAGCAAAGGCAACCATTCCAAAGACCAtcatgttagaaaataaaattgtgttagcTAAAAATTATTTCTACCTTGCCAAAATTTGCACTCATATCTCCTAGTCCTAGAGTTCTCACCAGTAAATACTTAAAtggatgatgcatcaacattattaattctcTTACCActcttaaacacttcaatgagATCCTCCAGCTCTTCTTTATCCATGAAAGAACAAGTTTTGACTACCTCTGTATGAAAGAAACtcttctctgaaccatttccaacaattcagtgtcctTTATAATGTAAGGAGCTGAAAACTTAATACAGTACTCCAAATGTGTCTTTATTAATGATTAAACAATGACTTTGTAATCTCTTTAGACTTGTTAAGCTTTCAGTGacatttataataacaacaactgAATTACTCAATCACATaaccataaaacaataaatatactgctgagtattttcataatattacacatttctttaaaaaaaaaaaccaacaaacccACAACCATTGAACATAACCAGCTTAGCCCAGAACAAGGAACATTCTCATTATAATGCCAATCATTACTTTAACTTCAAAGGTTCATGACTACTTATCTAATTATAACTTCAACAAGCCATGACCTGTCAGTATTTTCATTAGTATTATTCTGAAAGACTTTTctattgttttacaaataaaatatttatagaaataaaataacgaaAATTCACAATACTTTGTGACAGTTCATGATTAACCAGTTTTTATGCTCTTAAAAACATCAGAACTTcactgtttttcttatttaataagtaagtaaTAATACCTGTTAATAACATACAAAGATTATTTTAGATCATATGTGAGAAATAACTGGATTGTTCTTTTGCTTTTCTATCAaggttaataaaatgaaaaaaaaaaaattatttaacagaaattaaTCATTCTGTACAACATTTTTGTTTGCACCTAATCTAATGGGAAGTCAGACTAACAATACGTAGATGGGTGGAGGGAAGTCAGACTAACAATACGTAGAGGGGTGGAGAGAAGTCAGACTAACAATATGTAGAAGAGTAGAGGGAAGGATAACAAGACAAAGATTTTCTTGCTAACATTCCGTAACGTAATATACCAGGTTGAAAGACATTTTTCTCTCCCATGGAACACTAAATTTAATTGGAAGTAATACTACACTGTGAAGTGTGGTGTAAAGGCTGGTAACCATTTTTATCAAAGTGAATGTGAAAACTGTGTGAAATGCATCTCTTAATACTGAATGACTCGTAAACATAGCTATACATGAGATATCCTACACATAAGTAGTTGTATAACactactaaaataaaacactcaTACAATGGAATTGgaaaattcagttattttataaccacTATTAGCTAAAAGTAGAATGCATTAGCTGCAGTGACTATCTTTAAGTGTCTTTTCTGTGATTTGCTTTTCAGATCACTCTACTCTCTAAAAAACTTGAGTCTGTATATAAATCTTACACATCAAATTACAGGTAAAAGCATAACATGACTGATGGAATGAAATTAGTTTGACATAATGGAGTACAACAAATGATAATTTTACTAATAACACCGTGTGTAACATTTTGATTTGTATGAATTGCTTTACCAAGTGGTTTTTCATTTCTCTTTCATAATAATTCACATACCTTGTTCACAAGATTTTCATTTCCTTGCATAAAATGCTTAAGCAAATTATTCTTAAATCTGATGGGCTGATACAATACCAAAACTTTTGAGACAGTCATTAatataagagaaataattttaCACCAAAGACActcaatgtaaaaaaattaaaaatagaataaaataacaaaacaaataactaaatatttacattaaaatatactagCCTATGAAAGAATTTCAAAGAACTTAATTCTGAAGTAAAGCTAAAACAGCTAACAATGAAATCACCAACAATGTACATGTTGAACTCAGTATGAACATGCCATTATCATTTTGAAACTACACTAACTACAAACATTAAGTTCTCTGAACCTGTACGTCATTCATtgttttcacaaagaaaaaatgtaatttgCACACACCCCTGACTTTTAActttttgttaacatgaagatgacctgagaaggttgaaagattgttctgtactttattccaAATTAAAGTTTCAACACCCAAACCAACCATCTTTAGaacacataattaaaatatgattacTTACTTACTGGTAGCTAATGAAATCATGGTTTGGGAAAAAGTTTGcgatatatataacattacaaaaagaCTTACAAAGTCTTTGGGCTTCCACTAAATTAAATATCTAATGAAGTATTACCTACTCTTGTACGGAAGGTTTGGAAATAAGTTGTTACAATAGTTTAATACTAAATTGGTCCTTAAACTAATTAGAGAGAGAAGAGCCTTCTCCATGTCCATGTAATGACAAGACACCACTGGTGTATCTCAAGACAATATAATGAAAAAGTTGTTAATTATGAGCAAGGTTCGAAAAATTCGAAATCAATATAGTGtactttattaacactcctacgaaaagtggggcctaataggccccagagcaacttgaaaggttattaatattaggctaataattttgtatttaaatgaaattgccatttaaatccattaatgaatggattaacaagattcccactgtccctatctactatctagcgaaatcacagccaggggaacgggcttggagaaatcaggactagaaacgtctttttgtaggagtgttaacatgATAAAGTACGATAATAAATACCGTTATAACATTCATGTTGCAACAAATCATCAAATGTGACAATAATGTAACTAGACTCTAGTAATCAATGTCCataaatactggtaaaaaaaaacaatgatagATTTGATGATATATTGCATGCGTGTGTATACACATATATGGGTCAAATTGGTAAACCAAAGGTGTTTCAGATATTCACTAGTTTAACATTCTTTGAATGTAAGCTACTAACTGTATTGCCaagtaatgaagtaaaaaaataatcttttagtCACATTCTTAAAGACACAGTCTTCAAAATTAATCCTTGAATTGGATTATTTGAATGTAACTTGGTGGCGAaatgaagcttttttttttacacactaagcatattaaaaattcacaaaattacTTAAAAGATATAAGACAATTAATTTGACCCATGAACAAAAATTACACCTATTTAAATCTGAGAAAAAGGAAGTTAATATGAACATCCAATACATTTTTACTaagttttaaaagtacattaaatgtttactcttaataaatgaattatttttatcaaataaaatttccaGTTTTTTCCATCAGTTACCAAAATtcttaataataagaaaattgaAATCCAGACCAAGatattaaactttcaaaataatatgaGATTCCCAAATGCTCTTAAAGCTGAATTTTCTTAAGAAATTTATCAACTTCATCAATATACTGGTTTTTGTGGTGGTACAAATGACTGACATGTCCAGATTTGTCCCAACATTTCCATGACACGTCCAATCCTAGAGACTTCCAACTGTTCATCACCTTTTCATTGGCCTCTGGGTTTCCAACCAGATCATCTTTTGAGACTAACATTAATGAAGGACACCTCAACAATGTGTTATGAAATGCTCTGGATGATTCCAAGTAATGTTTAGTTGCTACATTGTAAAATATACTGAGGTGACTCAGAGTATAAAACTCTACAAGCTTGACTAGTAGCGGATTATTTGTAATAGCACGAGGAAAACCTTTCAGAATTCCTTCATAATCAACAGCACTATCAAATATTTGCCCTTTAAATCGACGAACCAGGCTTAGGTAATCACGTTTTTCTTTCAACTTTCGTAGAAACTCTCCAAAAATATAGGCTCCTACAGAAAAACCATGCACCACAATCTTCTGATATTGTTCTTGTTCTTCCAGAAAATCTAACAGGGATTGAACATCGACGTGACAGCCATAGACTGGGAATAAGAGATTGAATGGAGAAATTTTTACTGTGAGAATATCAAACCCTCTCTCTAAGTAAATATTGCTGTATTTTTCAATGTGGTGATCCCTGGCCAACATCCAGGCAATGAGCACAACTAATGGTGGATTGGATTCATCTGAATGGTCATTTCTTGTAATCTTAATGTGTTTGCTGACGGTGTCTGTGTGGACTTGCGCcatattgtgaaatataaaacatggcaacagcatctgttaaaaaaaaaaaaaagacaaactgtAAACAAGCTACTAGTTAAAATTGTATACAAAATTTTAATCTCTATACATAAGTTTCAACTTGAATCCCTATATGAATATCATATTAAAAATCAGTCATTTCACTTTTGTATGACCAAGAAAACCATAACTGTTACATATATGCATGTATGTGTAAAATGCCATCTGATATATCAGCCATGCCCAAAACAGGATTGTGTACAGtcaaatatacatgtaaaaacggctcgtttgggttgagaaaattttttacatagaggagcgaacaacgtttcgacctttttcggtcatcatCAAGTaaaatttggatgggaataatcttaacagtgttatgaaggaaagaGATCTTGGTATAAAAGtcaatcagtctctaaagccattgGAACAGTGTGCTCTTGGTAGTGCCAGAGCAAAAAAAGATTTGAGGATATATCGACAGAAACactgaatataagtctaaagaggttataatttccaGGTACAGGTCAATGGATAGGCCAGATTTGGAATATTGTGTCCAATTTTGGGCTACTTCTCATAGGAAATACATTGAACtattggaaaggattcagagaaggattactagaatggtgcctgagaTGGAGGGGCTGTCATACATGGAGAGGATGAAAtatcttaaattgttttctcttgaaaaatgaAGAGTTAACAATTATCGGTGTACATGTAcctataatttttatttgcataTAAAAGTTTAGAGGCACTGAAACATGATAAGGAAATGGAAAGGCCCACTTTCAGAAACAGAATAAGTCTGATGAAACTTATTATACCAGTTTCATGGGAAAACTTATGGACATCACTTATTTTCAATGTTCAGAAATGAAAACACCACACTATTTATCTTATTCAGCTGACTTTCATCTGAAACTTTATTAACCCCCAAGTAAATAATTCATGTCATCTTCCAGAATTACAAGAAATGAAGAACCGACCAAAATCAAGCTATTAAATATGAATGACAGGATTAAATTAAGAGACATGCCAGGAAAAAGCTGCAAGTTGACTATCCCAAAgaacataatacaaaaaaatacttaaaccaACGTCATCCTTTCCAAAATCAACTGTCAACTTGATGTCCGAgtgaatgtattataatttaaaagtgaagATTTTCATAACAAATCCAAGGGAGACTCACATATTACTGCAGAGAGGAAGTATCACTATATTTCGTTGGGATGGGGTTTGTTcacaatatgaataaaaaaaaaagaaagattcagCTGAGGGATGGGCAGATCCATGggtaatgtaatatatttttctttgcatttttttcttcaaaggCCAGAAAAAAATTCATACAATATTCTAATTCATAATAGGCCAGAAAAAAATTCATACAATATTCTAATTCTTAAAAATACCTAAAAAATGGATTGAGAATGCAGTTTTTAAAagacctaatactaatgtcttatgataaGTATAATTGTATTCATTCTTCACTGACATGTAAAAAGCATACATACCATAAAACTGTTGTTGTAACAATAGCTTATACATATAGTGTTCT
This region includes:
- the LOC143256580 gene encoding transmembrane protein 53-like is translated as MKLIQIYRQASTFFNTCKSEGRKWSQKFNSIGSNPQMRKMLLPCFIFHNMAQVHTDTVSKHIKITRNDHSDESNPPLVVLIAWMLARDHHIEKYSNIYLERGFDILTVKISPFNLLFPVYGCHVDVQSLLDFLEEQEQYQKIVVHGFSVGAYIFGEFLRKLKEKRDYLSLVRRFKGQIFDSAVDYEGILKGFPRAITNNPLLVKLVEFYTLSHLSIFYNVATKHYLESSRAFHNTLLRCPSLMLVSKDDLVGNPEANEKVMNSWKSLGLDVSWKCWDKSGHVSHLYHHKNQYIDEVDKFLKKIQL